From a single Bacillus gobiensis genomic region:
- a CDS encoding tRNA (mnm(5)s(2)U34)-methyltransferase gives MTLPKILPFSKYLLELAAVPGDIVIDGTMGNGNDTLFLSTLVGKDGHVYAFDVQEQALVNTKAKLDQAAIGNTTLFLKSHEHLTACLPEIIHGQVAAAVFNLGYLPGSDKSVTTSAASTISAVGQLLHLLKDKGIIVLVVYHGHEEGKQEKQELLAFCEGLDPRLARVMTYQYINQTNYPPFVIAIEKSPKPD, from the coding sequence ATGACTTTGCCAAAAATACTGCCTTTTAGCAAATATCTGCTCGAGCTTGCTGCCGTTCCTGGAGACATCGTCATTGATGGTACGATGGGAAATGGCAACGATACACTTTTTTTATCGACGCTGGTCGGAAAAGATGGCCATGTCTATGCATTTGATGTGCAAGAACAAGCGCTCGTGAACACGAAAGCAAAGCTGGATCAAGCAGCAATAGGTAACACAACCCTTTTTTTAAAAAGCCATGAACACCTGACAGCCTGTCTCCCTGAAATAATCCATGGACAAGTAGCTGCAGCCGTTTTTAATCTCGGTTATTTGCCGGGCAGCGATAAATCCGTTACAACATCGGCTGCATCCACGATATCTGCAGTCGGCCAGCTGCTTCACCTGTTAAAGGATAAAGGGATCATCGTTCTTGTTGTGTATCACGGCCATGAGGAAGGCAAACAAGAAAAACAGGAATTACTCGCCTTTTGCGAGGGGCTTGATCCGCGATTGGCACGTGTAATGACGTACCAATATATTAATCAAACCAATTATCCTCCCTTTGTAATTGCTATTGAAAAAAGTCCGAAGCCTGACTAG
- a CDS encoding gamma carbonic anhydrase yields MIYSFKQITPDIHETVFTADHTIITGDVKIEEYSSIWFSTVIRGDVAPTRIGKRVNIQDLCCLHQSPNRPLIIEDDVTVGHQVTLHSSILRKKSLIGMGSLILDGAEIGEEAFIGAGSLVPPGKRIPARHLAFGRPAKVIRPLNEKDIKDMERIRREYVAKGQEYKSAARFPSSP; encoded by the coding sequence ATGATATATTCATTTAAGCAGATCACACCCGACATTCACGAAACTGTTTTCACCGCTGATCATACCATTATAACAGGTGATGTAAAAATCGAAGAATATTCAAGCATCTGGTTTTCAACCGTTATCAGAGGAGACGTTGCTCCAACGAGAATAGGCAAGCGGGTTAACATTCAGGATCTATGCTGTCTTCATCAAAGCCCAAATCGCCCGCTGATCATTGAAGATGACGTAACAGTAGGACATCAAGTGACATTACACAGTTCGATTTTGCGGAAAAAATCACTCATCGGAATGGGCTCTCTTATTTTAGACGGTGCCGAAATCGGAGAAGAAGCCTTCATAGGAGCCGGCAGCCTCGTCCCACCAGGAAAAAGGATCCCCGCAAGGCATCTTGCATTTGGCAGACCTGCAAAAGTCATACGCCCTTTAAATGAAAAAGATATAAAAGACATGGAGAGAATTCGCAGAGAATATGTTGCAAAAGGACAGGAATATAAATCGGCGGCGAGATTCCCATCTTCGCCATAA
- a CDS encoding ABC transporter ATP-binding protein, producing MIEVKNVFHSFKIGKKGRENEIPVLKNISLSVKKGEIACVVGRSGSGKSTLLNLISGYISPTKGQIVIEGTDVTSFNEKEWARFRLEHFGFIFQSFQLIPGLTTYENIELPLSLKGVGKAERKTRVEDMLKRVGLENHSGHYPNELSGGQQQRVSIARALILNPSIILADEPTGSLDSETEEEVLSFIKQLNRERGITFIIITHDDEVASIADTKYHLHDGAFTKGGESVEV from the coding sequence ATGATTGAAGTAAAAAACGTCTTTCATTCGTTTAAAATTGGCAAAAAAGGAAGGGAAAATGAGATTCCTGTATTGAAAAACATTTCTCTTTCCGTAAAAAAAGGGGAAATCGCCTGCGTTGTCGGTCGAAGCGGCTCTGGTAAGTCTACGTTGCTTAATCTAATTTCAGGCTACATAAGCCCGACCAAAGGGCAAATCGTAATCGAAGGGACGGATGTGACTTCTTTTAATGAAAAAGAATGGGCCAGATTCCGTCTGGAACATTTCGGTTTTATTTTTCAAAGCTTTCAGTTAATTCCGGGCTTAACGACATATGAAAATATTGAACTGCCGCTTAGCTTAAAAGGTGTCGGCAAAGCTGAAAGGAAAACGAGAGTCGAAGACATGCTGAAACGGGTCGGACTGGAAAACCACAGCGGCCATTATCCAAACGAGCTGTCAGGCGGGCAGCAGCAACGTGTCAGTATTGCAAGAGCACTTATTTTAAATCCTTCGATTATATTGGCAGATGAACCAACAGGAAGCTTGGATTCGGAAACAGAGGAAGAAGTTTTGAGCTTCATCAAACAGCTGAACAGAGAAAGAGGCATCACCTTTATCATCATTACCCACGATGACGAAGTGGCTTCGATTGCAGATACAAAATACCACCTTCACGATGGTGCATTTACAAAAGGAGGGGAATCTGTTGAAGTTTAG
- a CDS encoding YtzC family protein, whose amino-acid sequence MATRQSVEDFLAKSSEVYDSASEQYETYLKQEHFNDPEYIEAQVKLEDLVNELNKLTLSANDQQKELLYRTRLQLQSLQNQMILKKSYQK is encoded by the coding sequence ATGGCAACGAGACAATCAGTTGAAGACTTCTTAGCAAAAAGCAGTGAAGTGTATGACAGTGCTTCAGAGCAGTACGAAACGTATTTAAAACAGGAGCATTTTAACGATCCGGAGTACATTGAAGCACAAGTAAAGCTTGAAGATCTCGTGAATGAGCTGAATAAATTGACATTAAGCGCAAACGACCAGCAAAAGGAGCTGCTCTACCGAACTCGTTTGCAGCTTCAATCCCTGCAAAATCAAATGATTTTGAAAAAGTCATATCAAAAATAA
- a CDS encoding ABC transporter ATP-binding protein, translating to MIELKNISKKMGSTQVLKDISFQLEEGEIFGLLGRNGSGKTTLLRVIQQIIAPDSGEVFFKGIRIKDHPKVKRNIAFMPVQQPFYDKYNYKQLVELLRTIYPDFDVTYANELINRYDISETTKFRELSTGLKKQLSLVLTLAIKPAVILLDEPTDGIDAVTRHDVLQLLIDEVAERNTTILITSHRLEDIERMCNRIGFMDDNELSQVMDLDELKADYTKLQVVFEDDVNLKIREQGISILDKAGVFYTLLLRKDEEENKRFLKSLNPKVWNEIPVSLEEVFIAKFGGKRRW from the coding sequence ATGATTGAGCTTAAAAATATTTCGAAAAAAATGGGCAGCACACAGGTACTGAAAGATATTTCATTCCAATTGGAGGAAGGAGAGATTTTCGGCTTGCTTGGAAGAAACGGTTCCGGAAAAACGACTCTCCTTCGTGTGATTCAGCAAATCATTGCTCCAGACAGCGGAGAGGTATTCTTCAAGGGGATCCGTATAAAGGATCATCCGAAAGTAAAAAGAAATATCGCCTTCATGCCGGTGCAACAGCCCTTTTATGACAAATATAACTACAAGCAGCTGGTTGAGTTGCTGAGAACGATTTATCCCGATTTTGATGTAACCTACGCTAACGAATTGATTAATCGGTATGATATATCGGAAACGACAAAGTTTCGTGAACTGTCTACCGGGCTGAAGAAACAGCTGTCTCTTGTTCTCACACTTGCGATCAAGCCTGCCGTTATATTATTAGATGAGCCTACTGATGGCATTGATGCGGTTACGAGGCATGATGTTCTGCAATTGCTGATTGATGAAGTAGCGGAACGAAACACAACGATTCTGATCACGTCCCATCGGCTGGAGGATATCGAGCGAATGTGCAACCGGATCGGATTTATGGACGATAACGAGCTTAGCCAGGTGATGGATTTAGATGAGCTCAAAGCCGATTATACAAAGCTTCAGGTCGTATTTGAGGATGACGTCAATTTGAAAATCAGAGAACAGGGGATTTCAATTTTAGATAAGGCAGGAGTTTTCTACACCTTGCTTTTGAGAAAAGATGAAGAAGAAAACAAGCGATTTTTAAAGTCCCTCAATCCAAAGGTTTGGAATGAAATCCCGGTTAGTCTGGAAGAAGTCTTTATTGCGAAGTTTGGAGGGAAGCGGAGATGGTAG
- a CDS encoding GntR family transcriptional regulator, translating to MIEIDPRSSTPIYEQIIQKIKELCLRGIMKPGDKLPSVREMASMIIANPNTVSKAYKELEREGVIETLRGRGTFISETAKMSLDEGKVTMIKEQLKQIIIEAHYAGVDMTMLHDWIIEITDEVKGETND from the coding sequence ATGATAGAAATCGATCCGCGAAGCTCTACACCCATTTACGAGCAAATCATCCAGAAAATTAAAGAGCTTTGTTTAAGAGGTATCATGAAACCCGGTGACAAGCTCCCATCGGTACGCGAAATGGCAAGCATGATCATTGCGAATCCCAACACCGTCAGCAAAGCCTATAAAGAGCTGGAAAGAGAAGGCGTTATTGAAACACTGCGTGGTAGGGGTACTTTTATTTCTGAAACGGCGAAAATGTCGCTTGATGAAGGTAAGGTCACAATGATAAAAGAGCAATTAAAGCAGATTATCATCGAGGCGCATTACGCAGGTGTTGACATGACGATGCTTCACGATTGGATAATTGAGATTACAGATGAGGTTAAGGGTGAAACGAATGATTGA
- a CDS encoding glycosyltransferase family 4 protein, whose product MKIAIFTDTFVPDVNGVAKTLKRYTEYLEKNGHSYIVFAPESTVETKFSNHIHRFSSLPFFLYPECRLALPKFHQIKAEIHQFKPDLIHIATPFNMGLCGLHYAKKWNIPLVGSYHTNFDQYLSYYDLQLLSRFFWKYMHWFHKSFQKIFAPSEETLNELKSKKFQNLSLWKRGVDCLNFSPSHSTPDVKKNYSINDDTYLLSYVGRLAPEKDLKSLLKAAEHPLLAEKNIHWLIVGDGPMKHHLESQAPPNMTIAGYKKGKELSEIYASSDLFVFPSPTETFGNAALEALASGTPVIGANSGGVKNVISHGHTGFLAQPNNPEELAEHIAFLLENTKLRKIFEKNAREYAQSQSWDTIFNDLLLECEEIAFPKETKRYA is encoded by the coding sequence ATGAAAATTGCGATATTTACGGATACATTTGTTCCTGACGTCAATGGCGTTGCCAAAACGTTGAAAAGGTATACGGAATATTTGGAGAAAAACGGCCACAGCTATATCGTATTTGCACCCGAAAGTACAGTTGAAACGAAATTCTCAAACCATATCCACAGGTTCTCCAGCCTGCCCTTCTTTCTCTATCCGGAATGCCGTTTAGCACTGCCTAAGTTTCATCAAATTAAAGCCGAGATTCATCAGTTCAAACCTGATCTGATTCATATTGCGACTCCATTTAATATGGGGCTTTGCGGGCTTCATTACGCAAAAAAATGGAATATCCCGCTTGTCGGATCCTATCACACAAATTTTGACCAGTATTTATCCTACTATGATTTACAATTGCTCTCACGTTTTTTCTGGAAATATATGCATTGGTTCCACAAGTCCTTCCAGAAAATCTTCGCTCCTTCTGAAGAGACGTTGAACGAATTAAAAAGTAAAAAATTCCAAAATCTCTCTCTTTGGAAACGAGGAGTGGATTGTTTGAATTTCAGTCCCTCGCATTCTACCCCTGATGTGAAAAAAAACTATTCAATAAATGACGATACCTACCTATTATCTTATGTTGGACGGCTGGCGCCCGAAAAGGACTTGAAATCCCTATTAAAAGCTGCAGAACACCCGCTGCTAGCTGAAAAAAACATTCATTGGCTGATTGTTGGTGACGGTCCGATGAAGCACCACCTCGAAAGCCAAGCACCCCCAAATATGACGATTGCCGGCTATAAAAAAGGTAAAGAGCTATCTGAGATTTATGCGAGCTCGGACCTGTTTGTTTTTCCGTCCCCTACTGAAACATTCGGAAATGCAGCACTTGAAGCTTTAGCATCTGGCACGCCTGTCATCGGCGCAAATTCAGGCGGTGTAAAAAATGTGATCTCTCATGGGCATACCGGGTTTTTAGCTCAGCCTAACAATCCGGAAGAACTCGCCGAACACATTGCGTTTTTGCTTGAGAATACAAAATTACGGAAAATATTTGAGAAAAACGCCAGAGAATATGCCCAATCCCAAAGCTGGGACACGATTTTTAATGATTTATTGCTGGAATGTGAAGAAATTGCCTTTCCTAAAGAGACGAAAAGATACGCATAA
- a CDS encoding tetraprenyl-beta-curcumene synthase family protein — MSSIPEHPLSLMAKVYRGIFPSVHQNLDDWRKRAVRISNPELKSQALASLKDKAFHCEGGGIFALLSGNGRELCIEFITAYQTISDYLDNLCDRSTSLDPNDFEMLHQSMKDALTVGAPLKNYYKYRDDQDDNGYLHTLVSTCQKVLSKIEHYEIIKPYLLELAGYYCDLQVHKHVVINERVPRLKRWFETYKQHLPHMEWYEFSACAGSTLGIFCLVAYSFQDEFDQALAQKIYESYFPYIQGLHILLDYLIDQEEDLAEGDLNFCTYYHSRPEMTKRLMHFIEKADEHLKGIPHENFHRFINRGLLGVYLSDDKVIGQKDMAKLAKKLIKAGGSTSFFFYINGRAYRKFQKFRTKI; from the coding sequence ATGTCTTCCATTCCTGAACATCCTCTTTCCCTTATGGCTAAGGTATACAGGGGGATATTTCCCAGTGTCCATCAAAATTTGGATGATTGGCGCAAACGGGCAGTACGAATATCAAATCCGGAACTAAAATCACAGGCGCTGGCAAGTTTAAAGGATAAAGCCTTTCACTGTGAGGGCGGGGGGATCTTCGCATTACTTTCTGGGAATGGCCGCGAGTTATGCATAGAGTTTATTACCGCTTATCAAACGATTAGCGATTATTTGGATAATTTATGTGACCGTAGCACATCTCTTGACCCGAACGATTTTGAGATGCTGCATCAATCGATGAAGGATGCGCTTACCGTTGGTGCTCCTTTAAAAAATTATTATAAGTATAGGGACGATCAGGACGATAATGGATATTTACATACACTTGTTTCAACCTGTCAAAAGGTGCTCAGTAAGATAGAGCATTATGAGATCATCAAGCCGTATTTGCTTGAATTGGCAGGATATTATTGTGATCTGCAAGTACATAAGCATGTGGTTATCAATGAAAGGGTTCCCCGGCTAAAAAGGTGGTTTGAGACGTATAAGCAGCATCTGCCTCATATGGAATGGTATGAATTCTCAGCCTGCGCCGGTTCGACGTTAGGTATTTTTTGTTTGGTTGCTTATTCGTTTCAAGATGAATTTGACCAGGCACTTGCCCAAAAGATTTACGAGAGCTATTTTCCCTACATTCAAGGGCTTCATATTCTATTGGATTATTTGATCGATCAAGAAGAAGACCTGGCAGAGGGCGATTTGAATTTTTGCACTTACTATCATTCACGCCCGGAAATGACGAAAAGGCTTATGCATTTTATCGAAAAAGCGGATGAGCATTTAAAAGGCATTCCGCACGAAAACTTTCACCGATTCATAAATAGAGGGCTTTTAGGGGTTTATTTATCAGACGATAAAGTCATTGGACAAAAAGACATGGCGAAGCTGGCAAAAAAGCTAATAAAAGCTGGCGGAAGTACTTCTTTTTTCTTTTACATCAACGGGAGAGCCTATAGAAAATTTCAGAAATTCCGTACGAAAATCTAA
- a CDS encoding TIGR01212 family radical SAM protein (This family includes YhcC from E. coli K-12, an uncharacterized radical SAM protein.) codes for MNQSNPFPYANNEKRYHTWNYHLRSIFGHKVFKVALDGGFDCPNRDGTAARGGCTFCSAAGSGDFAGNRADDLVTQFHEIKDRMHLKWKDGKYMAYFQAFTNTHAPVEVLREKYESVLSLDGVIGLSIATRPDCLPDDVVEYLAELNERTYLWVELGLQTVHERTAMLINRAHDYECYVEGVNKLRKHGIRVCSHIINGLPLENREMMMETAEAVARLDVQGIKIHLLHLLKGTPMVKQYEKGKLQFLSQTEYVQLVCDQLEILPPEMIIHRITGDGPIELMVGPMWSVNKWEVLSAIDGELEKRGSYQGKFYHSRKQESLS; via the coding sequence TTGAATCAGAGCAACCCTTTTCCATATGCGAATAACGAAAAAAGATACCATACGTGGAATTATCATTTACGAAGCATCTTTGGACATAAAGTCTTTAAAGTAGCTTTAGACGGCGGATTTGACTGCCCCAACCGTGACGGCACAGCCGCTCGTGGCGGCTGCACATTTTGCAGTGCGGCGGGATCCGGTGATTTTGCCGGAAATCGTGCCGATGATCTTGTGACCCAATTTCATGAAATTAAAGACCGGATGCACTTGAAATGGAAAGACGGAAAATACATGGCTTATTTTCAAGCCTTTACTAATACTCATGCACCCGTCGAAGTTCTGAGGGAAAAATATGAATCGGTCCTTTCATTGGACGGAGTGATCGGCTTATCCATAGCAACACGTCCTGACTGTCTGCCCGATGATGTCGTCGAGTACTTGGCAGAACTAAATGAGCGAACGTATTTGTGGGTTGAACTTGGGCTGCAAACGGTACATGAACGAACTGCAATGCTGATTAATCGTGCCCACGATTATGAATGCTATGTAGAAGGAGTCAACAAGCTGAGAAAGCATGGAATCCGCGTCTGTTCACATATTATCAACGGACTTCCGCTTGAAAACCGTGAAATGATGATGGAAACGGCAGAAGCCGTTGCCCGGTTGGACGTACAAGGGATAAAAATCCATTTGCTGCATTTGCTAAAAGGAACACCGATGGTGAAGCAATACGAAAAAGGGAAGCTGCAGTTTTTGTCGCAAACGGAGTACGTTCAGCTTGTCTGTGATCAGCTTGAAATTCTTCCTCCCGAAATGATCATTCATCGTATAACCGGAGACGGTCCGATTGAATTAATGGTAGGTCCGATGTGGAGTGTCAATAAATGGGAAGTTTTGAGTGCGATAGATGGCGAGCTCGAAAAAAGAGGAAGCTATCAAGGAAAATTTTATCATTCACGTAAGCAGGAATCATTATCATGA
- a CDS encoding ABC transporter permease produces the protein MKFSDQIRFIRRNMKKNKLRVFMTILATTMSCAFLIVLASVGFGIQKMAMDEILSNQTVTQISVEGKGEQAEAASKEDLASYQNREHVAAIVERTEVYEPVEANLDNRTNNQAQIVFTDMEEELKSNMALEKGKIPESANEIVVGYDFASQLWTKQEQEDYNKQTEQISETQQGEIDKPQGYPEDIVGKNIKLKVSKTNPETGQADQEKTYDFKVVGVTEQKARDWQQDSSVYLSNDFQGDIGNFLGLSEENGNMAKTLNVYADQLENVTEVTNALKDDGFLVFSVTEQLDQMNVFFTIFKVGLIFVGLIAIIISSIGIFNTMTMAVTERTQEIGIMKAVGADPGIIRKIFLMESTFIGLIGSVIGIIISYVVSVAVNFILPLILNSTVEGGVGEDFQMTFSYIPITLVIIATVISVGIATLSGLNPAIKATRTNVLTALRREL, from the coding sequence TTGAAGTTTAGTGATCAAATTCGGTTTATCCGAAGAAATATGAAAAAAAACAAATTGCGAGTTTTTATGACCATTTTAGCGACGACGATGTCTTGTGCTTTTCTCATTGTTCTGGCCTCTGTCGGATTTGGAATTCAGAAAATGGCGATGGATGAGATCCTTAGCAATCAGACCGTTACTCAAATTAGTGTGGAAGGAAAAGGCGAACAAGCGGAAGCAGCGTCCAAAGAAGATTTGGCTTCCTATCAGAATCGTGAGCACGTCGCAGCGATTGTAGAAAGAACAGAAGTTTATGAGCCGGTTGAAGCAAATTTAGATAATCGCACGAATAATCAGGCACAAATTGTTTTTACAGACATGGAGGAAGAATTAAAGTCAAACATGGCTTTGGAAAAAGGAAAGATTCCTGAGTCGGCCAATGAAATCGTCGTCGGCTATGATTTCGCAAGTCAGTTGTGGACGAAGCAGGAACAAGAAGATTACAATAAACAAACGGAACAAATATCTGAGACCCAACAAGGGGAAATAGACAAGCCTCAAGGATATCCGGAAGATATAGTTGGGAAAAACATCAAGTTAAAGGTTTCAAAAACGAATCCTGAAACGGGACAAGCGGATCAAGAAAAAACCTATGATTTTAAAGTTGTCGGGGTTACAGAACAGAAAGCACGCGATTGGCAACAAGATTCATCGGTTTACCTTAGCAATGACTTTCAAGGGGATATCGGTAATTTCCTAGGTTTAAGTGAAGAAAATGGGAATATGGCTAAAACATTAAATGTATATGCGGATCAGCTTGAAAATGTCACTGAAGTAACGAATGCACTTAAGGACGATGGATTTCTTGTATTCTCCGTTACTGAGCAGTTGGATCAAATGAATGTATTTTTCACGATTTTTAAAGTCGGTCTTATCTTTGTCGGATTAATTGCAATCATTATCTCTTCCATCGGCATATTTAACACGATGACGATGGCTGTGACAGAAAGAACGCAGGAAATCGGCATTATGAAAGCCGTTGGGGCTGATCCAGGAATCATCAGAAAAATATTTTTGATGGAAAGTACGTTTATCGGCTTGATTGGCTCCGTTATTGGTATCATTATTTCCTATGTGGTCAGCGTAGCTGTTAATTTCATCTTGCCGTTAATCTTGAATAGCACTGTAGAAGGCGGAGTTGGTGAAGATTTTCAAATGACCTTTTCTTATATCCCGATTACACTTGTAATCATTGCGACAGTGATTAGCGTAGGAATTGCGACGCTATCAGGGTTAAACCCGGCGATAAAAGCTACAAGAACGAATGTCCTTACAGCGCTTAGAAGAGAATTGTAA
- the asnB gene encoding asparagine synthase (glutamine-hydrolyzing): MCGFVGVLNHRPLSQVDNQKEIIAQMNRSIVHRGPDDEGYYHDAHVGFGFRRLSIIDVENGKQPLSYEDENYWIIFNGEIYNYIELKEELTQEGYTFETDSDTEVLLATYCRYKEDAASRLRGMFSFLIWDKQEKLLYGARDPFGIKPLYYKKTDGQVYFASERKSLSSVSNDFSLDKKALQQYMSFQFVPEPDTLDEKVKKVGPGQQFTLRPGGELQFNTYWKVSFQPSATEEGKLIKEVRDIIYDSVNVHMRSDVPVGSFLSGGIDSSFIVSVAKEFHPELKTFSVGFEQEGFSEVDVAKETAEKLGVENYHAIISAEEYMNELPKIIWNLDDPLADPAAIPLYFVAKEAKKQVTVVLSGEGADELFGGYNIYREPLSLKPFERIPSILKKMLLRLASVMPEGMKGKSFIVRGCTPLENRYIGNAKIFEEEAKQQVIKQYDPSVSYRDVTHPFFAESKDYSDVNKMQYVDIHTWLRGDILLKADKMTMAHSLELRVPFLDKNVFEIASKIPDHLKTKDGTTKYILRKAAEGIVPDHVLNRKKLGFPVPIRHWLKNEMHDWAITIIKESETDAYIDKSYVLRLLEDHCANKADYSRKIWTVLIFMIWHKIFVEKEMLPEAMNHQPKEVIFG, from the coding sequence ATGTGTGGGTTTGTAGGAGTTCTAAACCATCGGCCATTATCACAGGTAGATAATCAAAAAGAGATTATTGCCCAAATGAATCGGTCGATTGTTCATCGCGGACCAGATGATGAAGGATATTATCACGATGCTCATGTAGGATTCGGTTTTAGAAGACTGAGCATTATCGACGTTGAAAACGGCAAACAGCCTTTATCATATGAAGACGAAAACTATTGGATCATTTTTAATGGTGAAATATATAACTATATTGAATTAAAAGAAGAATTAACACAAGAAGGGTATACATTTGAGACAGACTCTGACACGGAGGTTCTTCTCGCTACATACTGCAGATACAAAGAAGATGCTGCTTCCCGTTTAAGGGGAATGTTTTCTTTTTTAATATGGGATAAACAAGAAAAACTGTTATATGGTGCAAGAGATCCGTTTGGAATCAAACCTTTATACTATAAGAAAACCGATGGACAGGTCTATTTTGCTTCCGAAAGAAAAAGCTTATCCTCTGTGTCCAACGATTTTTCATTAGATAAAAAAGCTCTACAGCAATACATGTCTTTTCAATTTGTGCCAGAGCCCGATACATTGGACGAAAAAGTAAAAAAAGTAGGTCCCGGCCAGCAGTTTACTTTGCGCCCGGGAGGCGAGCTCCAATTTAATACGTATTGGAAGGTAAGCTTCCAGCCATCTGCAACGGAAGAAGGCAAGCTGATCAAAGAAGTAAGAGATATCATTTACGATTCTGTAAATGTCCATATGAGAAGCGATGTGCCGGTGGGGTCATTCCTGTCAGGCGGTATTGATTCTTCATTTATCGTATCTGTTGCGAAGGAATTCCACCCTGAACTGAAAACATTTTCTGTCGGATTTGAACAGGAAGGCTTCAGTGAAGTGGATGTTGCCAAGGAAACAGCTGAAAAACTTGGGGTAGAGAACTACCACGCGATTATTTCTGCAGAAGAATATATGAATGAGCTGCCGAAAATCATCTGGAATTTGGATGATCCGCTTGCTGATCCTGCTGCTATTCCATTGTATTTTGTTGCGAAAGAGGCGAAAAAGCAAGTAACGGTTGTTCTGTCCGGAGAAGGCGCTGACGAGCTATTCGGCGGTTATAACATTTATCGCGAGCCCCTTTCCTTAAAACCTTTTGAGCGTATTCCATCTATCTTGAAAAAAATGCTGCTTAGGCTGGCATCCGTTATGCCGGAAGGAATGAAAGGGAAAAGCTTTATAGTTAGAGGCTGTACTCCGCTTGAAAACCGTTATATCGGAAATGCGAAAATATTCGAAGAAGAAGCGAAGCAACAGGTTATTAAGCAGTACGATCCAAGCGTGAGCTATCGTGATGTCACCCATCCTTTCTTTGCGGAAAGCAAGGATTACAGTGACGTGAATAAAATGCAGTACGTTGATATTCATACCTGGCTGAGGGGAGACATTTTATTAAAAGCTGATAAAATGACGATGGCCCACTCCTTAGAGCTGCGGGTTCCGTTCTTGGACAAAAATGTGTTTGAGATAGCATCTAAAATACCGGATCATTTAAAAACAAAGGACGGCACAACCAAGTATATTCTTAGAAAAGCTGCCGAGGGAATTGTTCCAGACCACGTGTTAAATCGAAAAAAATTAGGTTTCCCTGTCCCTATCCGCCATTGGCTGAAAAATGAAATGCATGATTGGGCGATCACAATCATTAAAGAGAGTGAAACGGATGCCTATATCGATAAAAGCTATGTGCTAAGGCTTTTAGAAGATCATTGCGCCAATAAAGCGGATTACAGCAGAAAAATATGGACCGTGCTTATCTTCATGATTTGGCACAAAATATTTGTAGAAAAAGAAATGCTTCCTGAAGCAATGAATCATCAGCCTAAAGAAGTCATTTTTGGTTAA
- a CDS encoding alpha/beta hydrolase: MWKWFAEQPVATIVIIHGACEYHGRYKWLIEMWRTSGYNVIMGDLPGQGTSTRARGHINSFREYIDEVTLWVEEAKKMELPLFLLGHSMGGLIAITWYKENHSSPVKGIILSSPCLGVQVKVNKFLDIASKGLNKVLPTFRVDSGLTIEMATRNQEVIQADENDSLYITKVSVRWYRELLKAIEETAKPTEAYLNIPLLLMQAGDDKVVDKSMVINWFNQLKSHNKSYREWEGLYHEIFNEPEREDVFQAARNFTDQLIDTEKQQIER, translated from the coding sequence ATGTGGAAATGGTTTGCTGAACAGCCTGTTGCAACAATTGTGATTATTCATGGTGCTTGTGAGTATCACGGCAGATATAAATGGTTAATTGAAATGTGGAGAACCTCGGGCTACAATGTCATCATGGGCGATTTGCCTGGACAAGGAACATCGACACGGGCGAGAGGTCATATCAATTCTTTCAGGGAATACATCGATGAGGTTACCCTGTGGGTGGAAGAAGCGAAAAAAATGGAATTGCCGTTGTTTCTTCTTGGACACAGCATGGGCGGACTCATCGCGATCACATGGTATAAGGAGAATCACAGCTCTCCTGTTAAGGGTATCATTTTATCCTCGCCTTGTCTTGGCGTGCAAGTTAAAGTAAACAAGTTTCTCGATATTGCTTCAAAAGGGTTGAATAAAGTTCTCCCTACCTTTCGTGTTGATTCTGGGCTTACGATCGAAATGGCCACAAGAAATCAAGAGGTTATCCAGGCAGACGAAAATGATTCCCTTTATATTACAAAGGTTTCGGTCAGATGGTATCGCGAGCTTTTGAAAGCAATCGAAGAAACAGCCAAACCCACGGAAGCTTATTTGAATATTCCTTTGCTTCTTATGCAGGCAGGAGACGATAAAGTGGTTGATAAATCAATGGTTATCAATTGGTTTAACCAGTTAAAATCCCACAACAAATCATACCGGGAGTGGGAGGGTTTGTATCATGAAATATTTAACGAACCTGAACGGGAAGACGTGTTTCAGGCAGCGCGCAATTTTACAGATCAATTAATAGACACAGAAAAACAGCAAATAGAGAGGTGA